In a genomic window of Vigna angularis cultivar LongXiaoDou No.4 chromosome 6, ASM1680809v1, whole genome shotgun sequence:
- the LOC108343091 gene encoding polyamine oxidase 2 isoform X1, giving the protein MESRNKRSHQLTRALCYGNSKQEGRSPSVIIVGGGMAGIAAARALHDASFQVVLLESRERIGGRIHTDYSFGFPVDLGASWLHGVSKENPLASVIARLGLPLYRTSGDNSVLYDHDLESYALFDTDGNQVPQELVTKVGGIFETILEETNKIRDEFNEDMSVFRGLSIVLDRKPELRLEGLAHKVLQWYLCRMEGWFAADSDTISLKEWDQEVLLPGGHGLMVRGYLPVINTLAKGLDIRLGHRVTKVIRRYNGVKVTVENGKTFFADAAIIAVPLGVLKAKRIVFEPKLPDWKEAAIADLGIGVENKIILHFENVFWPNVEFLGVVADTSYGCSYFLNLHKAAGHPVLVYMPSGRLAKDIEKMSDEAAANFAFMQLQRILPDASSPNQYLVSRWGSDINSLGSYSYDAVGKSHELFERLRVPVDNLFFAGEATSMSYPGSVHGAFSTGMMAAEDCRMRVLERYGELDLFQPVMGEEASLSIPLQISRM; this is encoded by the exons ATGGAGTCCAGAAATAAGCGTAGTCATCAGTTAACCAGAG CTCTTTGCTATGGAAACAGCAAGCAGGAGGGGAGGTCACCATCTGTTATTATTGTTGGTGGTGGCATGGCTGGGATTGCTGCTGCACGTGCACTCCATGATGCTTCGTTTCAG gTTGTTCTCTTAGAGTCAAGGGAAAGAATTGGTGGCCGAATTCACACTGATTACTCATTTGGTTTTCCTGTTGACCTGGGAGCCTCATG GTTGCATGGAGTTTCCAAGGAAAACCCACTGGCTTCGGTCATTGCGAGGCTGGGGCTACCCCTTTATCGTACGAGTGGAGATAACTCCGTACTTTATGACCATGATTTGGAGAG CTATGCACTTTTTGATACGGATGGGAATCAGGTTCCCCAAGAGTTGGTAACAAAAGTTGGTGGAATATTTGAGACAATTTTAGAGGAG acaaataaaataagagatgaattCAATGAAGACATGTCCGTGTTTCGTGGTCTTTCAATTGTTTTGGATAGGAAGCCTGAACTAAG GTTGGAGGGCCTTGCTCATAAGGTGCTTCAGTGGTATTTGTGCAGAATGGAGGGTTGGTTTGCTGCAGATTCTGATACTATCTCACTAAAAGAATGGGATCAG GAGGTGCTTCTCCCTGGTGGACATGGTCTAATGGTCCGGGGCTACTTGCCTGTTATAAATACCTTAGCCAAGGGTCTTGATATTCGCTTGGGGCACAG GGTCACAAAAGTAATTAGGCGATATAACGGAGTAAAGGTAACAGTGGAAAATGGTAAAACATTTTTTGCTGATGCTGCCATCATTGCTGTTCCACTTGGGGTGCTTAAAGCAAAGAGAATAGTGTTTGAGCCAAAACTCCCAGACTGGAAGGAAGCTGCCATTGCTGATCTTGGAATTGGAGTTGAGAACAAAATCATCTTACACTTCGAAAATGTGTTTTGGCCTAATGTGGAATTCTTGGGAGTAGTTGCAGATACATCTTATGGATGCAGCTACTTCCTTAATCTCCACAAAGCCGCAGGTCATCCTGTCCTTGTTTACATGCCTTCTGGGCGGCTTGCCAAAGACATCGAAAAGATGTCTGATGAAGCAGCTGCCAACTTCGCATTCATGCAGCTCCAGAGGATTCTTCCAGATGCTTCTTCACCG AATCAGTATCTTGTGTCTCGGTGGGGCTCAGATATAAATTCACTAGGTTCCTATAGCTATGATGCTGTAGGAAAATCACATGAACTGTTTGAGAGGCTACGAGTCCCAGTGGATAATTTGTTCTTTGCTGGGGAAGCAACAAGTATGAGTTATCCAGGTTCCGTCCATGGGGCATTCTCCACGGGAATGATGGCAGCAGAAGATTGCCGAATGCGGGTTCTGGAGCGCTATGGAGAGCTTGATTTGTTCCAGCCAGTGATGGGAGAAGAGGCTTCTTTGTCTATCCCTCTTCAGATATCACGTATGTAA
- the LOC108343091 gene encoding polyamine oxidase 2 isoform X2: protein METASRRGGHHLLLLLVVAWLGLLLHVHSMMLRFRLHGVSKENPLASVIARLGLPLYRTSGDNSVLYDHDLESYALFDTDGNQVPQELVTKVGGIFETILEETNKIRDEFNEDMSVFRGLSIVLDRKPELRLEGLAHKVLQWYLCRMEGWFAADSDTISLKEWDQEVLLPGGHGLMVRGYLPVINTLAKGLDIRLGHRVTKVIRRYNGVKVTVENGKTFFADAAIIAVPLGVLKAKRIVFEPKLPDWKEAAIADLGIGVENKIILHFENVFWPNVEFLGVVADTSYGCSYFLNLHKAAGHPVLVYMPSGRLAKDIEKMSDEAAANFAFMQLQRILPDASSPNQYLVSRWGSDINSLGSYSYDAVGKSHELFERLRVPVDNLFFAGEATSMSYPGSVHGAFSTGMMAAEDCRMRVLERYGELDLFQPVMGEEASLSIPLQISRM from the exons ATGGAAACAGCAAGCAGGAGGGGAGGTCACCATCTGTTATTATTGTTGGTGGTGGCATGGCTGGGATTGCTGCTGCACGTGCACTCCATGATGCTTCGTTTCAG GTTGCATGGAGTTTCCAAGGAAAACCCACTGGCTTCGGTCATTGCGAGGCTGGGGCTACCCCTTTATCGTACGAGTGGAGATAACTCCGTACTTTATGACCATGATTTGGAGAG CTATGCACTTTTTGATACGGATGGGAATCAGGTTCCCCAAGAGTTGGTAACAAAAGTTGGTGGAATATTTGAGACAATTTTAGAGGAG acaaataaaataagagatgaattCAATGAAGACATGTCCGTGTTTCGTGGTCTTTCAATTGTTTTGGATAGGAAGCCTGAACTAAG GTTGGAGGGCCTTGCTCATAAGGTGCTTCAGTGGTATTTGTGCAGAATGGAGGGTTGGTTTGCTGCAGATTCTGATACTATCTCACTAAAAGAATGGGATCAG GAGGTGCTTCTCCCTGGTGGACATGGTCTAATGGTCCGGGGCTACTTGCCTGTTATAAATACCTTAGCCAAGGGTCTTGATATTCGCTTGGGGCACAG GGTCACAAAAGTAATTAGGCGATATAACGGAGTAAAGGTAACAGTGGAAAATGGTAAAACATTTTTTGCTGATGCTGCCATCATTGCTGTTCCACTTGGGGTGCTTAAAGCAAAGAGAATAGTGTTTGAGCCAAAACTCCCAGACTGGAAGGAAGCTGCCATTGCTGATCTTGGAATTGGAGTTGAGAACAAAATCATCTTACACTTCGAAAATGTGTTTTGGCCTAATGTGGAATTCTTGGGAGTAGTTGCAGATACATCTTATGGATGCAGCTACTTCCTTAATCTCCACAAAGCCGCAGGTCATCCTGTCCTTGTTTACATGCCTTCTGGGCGGCTTGCCAAAGACATCGAAAAGATGTCTGATGAAGCAGCTGCCAACTTCGCATTCATGCAGCTCCAGAGGATTCTTCCAGATGCTTCTTCACCG AATCAGTATCTTGTGTCTCGGTGGGGCTCAGATATAAATTCACTAGGTTCCTATAGCTATGATGCTGTAGGAAAATCACATGAACTGTTTGAGAGGCTACGAGTCCCAGTGGATAATTTGTTCTTTGCTGGGGAAGCAACAAGTATGAGTTATCCAGGTTCCGTCCATGGGGCATTCTCCACGGGAATGATGGCAGCAGAAGATTGCCGAATGCGGGTTCTGGAGCGCTATGGAGAGCTTGATTTGTTCCAGCCAGTGATGGGAGAAGAGGCTTCTTTGTCTATCCCTCTTCAGATATCACGTATGTAA